The following proteins are co-located in the Sporolactobacillus pectinivorans genome:
- a CDS encoding CopG family transcriptional regulator, with amino-acid sequence MKRKQIYLTEQLGQQLNELARVKGVPQSEVIREGLEAYLETTDDQDKEWDLLIDEMKTSPLSGLN; translated from the coding sequence ATGAAACGGAAGCAAATCTATCTGACCGAGCAGCTGGGCCAGCAATTGAACGAGCTCGCCCGTGTTAAGGGTGTGCCACAGTCTGAAGTGATCCGGGAAGGGCTTGAAGCTTATCTGGAAACAACTGATGATCAGGACAAGGAATGGGATTTGCTGATTGACGAGATGAAGACATCCCCTCTTAGTGGCTTGAATTGA
- a CDS encoding RNA-guided endonuclease TnpB family protein — MSPWLRRANQAWGELRRLLTYKCAWYGKELVLVNSYKTSQLCSTCGYDDGKKALAIREWTCPQCGTHHDRDVNTAINIKQLAFGR, encoded by the coding sequence GTGAGCCCATGGTTACGAAGGGCCAACCAGGCATGGGGCGAGCTCCGGCGGTTGCTCACCTATAAGTGTGCGTGGTACGGCAAAGAGCTCGTGCTTGTCAATTCGTACAAAACGTCGCAGCTCTGCTCCACATGCGGGTATGACGATGGAAAGAAAGCTCTAGCTATCCGGGAATGGACGTGCCCGCAATGCGGCACGCACCACGACCGGGACGTCAACACAGCGATCAATATCAAGCAGCTCGCTTTTGGTCGTTAA
- a CDS encoding PIN domain-containing protein, producing the protein MKNEQVLIDTNILIYAWDHQNLEKQQKAIETLNRFRRQLLISMQSLSEFTAVMLKHGCDPERLLRIIERMERLMNILPLKKSDVLYALQGVQRYQMPYWDAQIWAAARSNDIPLLFAEDGPVGETIEGVTYVNPLG; encoded by the coding sequence ATGAAGAATGAGCAGGTACTGATCGACACAAATATCTTGATTTATGCGTGGGATCATCAAAACCTGGAGAAACAGCAGAAAGCTATAGAAACCCTGAATAGGTTCAGAAGACAGCTTCTTATTTCTATGCAGAGTCTATCGGAATTTACGGCCGTGATGCTGAAGCACGGATGCGATCCGGAACGGCTGCTTCGGATCATTGAACGTATGGAAAGATTAATGAACATTCTTCCACTGAAAAAATCTGACGTACTGTACGCTCTTCAGGGTGTACAGCGCTATCAGATGCCCTATTGGGACGCACAGATATGGGCGGCTGCACGGTCAAACGATATTCCTCTGCTGTTTGCAGAAGATGGCCCGGTCGGTGAGACTATCGAGGGAGTTACTTATGTCAACCCGTTGGGGTAA
- a CDS encoding tyrosine-protein phosphatase, with protein sequence MFLRRVPLSSTLNTRDLGGYPTADGKVTKFGRIIRSGAPLILNKGDIALLKSLGVTAAIDFRSNTEIAKKPSAFEQSADFDYFHCPFLIGNKDPGSKDEVPSLYARIISDFSAIGQIMRIIAEQKGAVLIHCAAGKDRTGVVSALLLLTAGVGIDDILADYQVSYTYLRLEIRERMKRDTRLPSYFGRSDMEYMEKTLEQFSSTYGNVQKYLQTVGLTQDEVRGLKNKLL encoded by the coding sequence ATGTTTTTAAGACGCGTTCCACTTTCTTCTACGCTGAATACCCGGGACCTTGGCGGTTACCCGACGGCGGATGGCAAAGTAACAAAATTCGGCCGGATAATCCGCAGCGGTGCGCCATTAATCTTGAACAAGGGCGACATTGCCCTTCTAAAATCATTGGGCGTGACCGCCGCCATTGATTTCCGCTCGAACACGGAAATTGCAAAGAAACCAAGTGCCTTCGAACAGTCCGCTGACTTTGACTATTTTCACTGTCCGTTTCTGATCGGCAATAAAGACCCTGGTTCAAAAGATGAGGTTCCATCGCTATACGCCAGGATCATATCGGATTTTTCAGCCATAGGACAGATTATGCGGATCATTGCCGAACAGAAGGGAGCCGTCCTGATTCATTGCGCTGCCGGAAAAGATCGGACCGGCGTGGTTTCCGCCTTGCTCTTGCTCACTGCCGGGGTAGGAATCGACGATATTCTTGCCGATTATCAGGTCTCCTACACATACTTACGTTTAGAGATCAGAGAAAGGATGAAACGGGACACGAGACTGCCGTCCTATTTCGGTCGCTCCGACATGGAATATATGGAAAAAACGTTGGAGCAATTCTCCAGTACATATGGCAATGTGCAGAAATATCTTCAAACGGTTGGACTGACTCAAGACGAAGTGCGTGGATTAAAGAATAAGCTTCTGTGA
- a CDS encoding tyrosine-protein phosphatase, whose translation MEGKVLPERLLPLEGVFNFRDMGGLKTRDGRRVKKGLIFRAAELTGLTAGDIDYLKELKIRYIYDYRDREEAALKPDPWIGHEKHERIAVNGEDRTTAHSEWDPETFYKTFTRENFTQIYAQMPIQNASYQRMMSLVAQPEHNFPFVHHCTGGRDRTGVGAMLILKTLGVPDDAIIDDYMVSNQTLSAYHEEMFEEASQYISGAALKCFEDGFLLHEEFLEASMQSISETYGTFEHYLNAEFGITGHAREKIQNFCLE comes from the coding sequence ATGGAAGGGAAAGTTTTGCCGGAGCGATTACTTCCCTTAGAAGGTGTTTTCAATTTCCGTGATATGGGGGGCTTGAAAACTCGGGATGGAAGACGGGTCAAAAAGGGTTTAATCTTTCGGGCGGCTGAGCTGACCGGGCTCACAGCCGGAGATATTGATTATCTGAAAGAGCTGAAAATCAGATATATCTATGATTATCGTGATAGAGAAGAAGCTGCTTTGAAGCCAGATCCATGGATTGGACATGAGAAACATGAACGTATCGCAGTGAATGGTGAAGACAGAACGACCGCCCATTCAGAATGGGATCCGGAAACTTTTTATAAAACATTCACACGTGAGAATTTCACGCAAATCTATGCTCAGATGCCGATTCAGAATGCATCCTACCAAAGAATGATGAGTCTGGTCGCGCAGCCGGAACATAATTTTCCTTTTGTACATCACTGTACGGGCGGCCGTGACCGGACGGGGGTCGGTGCAATGCTGATTTTAAAAACACTGGGCGTCCCAGATGATGCAATCATTGATGACTACATGGTCTCAAATCAGACATTGTCCGCTTATCATGAAGAAATGTTTGAAGAAGCGTCTCAGTACATTTCCGGTGCGGCTTTGAAATGTTTTGAAGATGGTTTTCTGCTTCATGAAGAGTTCCTTGAAGCCTCGATGCAGTCGATTTCAGAAACATATGGTACATTTGAACACTATTTGAACGCGGAGTTCGGCATCACGGGGCATGCCCGTGAAAAGATACAGAACTTTTGCCTTGAATAA
- a CDS encoding DUF1643 domain-containing protein translates to MDQPQVFGAFVRRYGATFRTSAYIKWGTSRQSLGSVLILNPGSADFEKMNPRLGAKLKQMGAAMGKIQPDPTMDQLIRLVNQIYEGHPAGKLQIYNLFNLQSTYSAQAINNFEQLACTGKITPNESLATPDELQSHPWILIGWGLHRKNDWKNLQKAKKLWMEKIKTAGIPVFGKQNDKGDYYHPAPLLKAKRDWILSELTNQFNTEIKPLIPYEKLIQRRYTLLKWNGKSGAEAHYIVKDNNDGTQSLIADGREPVWFHLDLAGDPAVADWRSDQGNNFDNIRQLAPRPSQSKE, encoded by the coding sequence ATGGACCAGCCTCAGGTATTTGGTGCTTTTGTCCGACGTTATGGTGCGACCTTCCGGACCTCGGCATACATAAAATGGGGGACGTCCCGCCAATCGCTCGGCTCCGTGTTGATACTGAACCCAGGTTCCGCCGATTTTGAAAAAATGAATCCCAGGTTGGGCGCCAAGTTGAAACAAATGGGTGCAGCCATGGGGAAAATTCAACCGGATCCGACCATGGACCAGCTAATCCGACTGGTCAATCAAATTTATGAAGGCCATCCGGCTGGAAAACTTCAGATTTATAATCTCTTTAATCTGCAGAGTACCTATTCAGCACAGGCGATTAATAACTTTGAACAGCTGGCTTGCACTGGAAAGATCACGCCTAACGAGTCACTGGCTACGCCTGATGAATTGCAAAGCCACCCGTGGATTCTGATTGGCTGGGGGCTTCACAGAAAAAACGACTGGAAAAATCTACAGAAGGCGAAAAAACTATGGATGGAAAAAATCAAAACTGCCGGTATTCCGGTCTTCGGCAAGCAGAATGACAAGGGAGATTATTATCATCCTGCCCCGCTTCTGAAGGCGAAAAGAGATTGGATTTTATCTGAGCTGACAAACCAGTTTAACACTGAGATTAAGCCGTTGATACCCTATGAAAAATTGATTCAGCGCCGCTACACCCTATTGAAATGGAATGGGAAAAGCGGGGCTGAGGCTCACTACATTGTGAAGGATAATAATGACGGAACACAAAGCCTGATTGCCGACGGGCGTGAACCGGTCTGGTTTCATCTGGATCTCGCCGGGGATCCGGCAGTAGCCGATTGGAGGAGCGATCAAGGAAACAATTTTGACAATATCAGACAGCTGGCACCGCGCCCTAGTCAAAGTAAAGAATAA
- a CDS encoding DUF2252 domain-containing protein — protein sequence MFSIHNNSRIEKSIAEKITGLKMGEQSMSLFGLDEKTKLERMDALKIAGKQARKKVPFSDQAMFVPVDRDPVAIVDEGNQERLPELLMLRRERMSASPFAFYRGTAGLMAHDLVSQAVTGKQVIICGDAHIGNFGFYASPERRLIFDLNDFDESALGPWEWDVRRLVTSVILCGESLGFREDQIDEAAMQAAYSYRNGLRSVLSLDALGRFYLSIDEAEIQKILTKPIRKAFDKAAREAKKRTSGQVIKKLTEIDDRGRIRFTENPPVLTHVDAGMVSKVHEYFDQYRKNVAPDIALFLSQHILTDVARRVVGIGSVGTRCYLLVLTSTASSHLVLQIKEAEPSAIKQYCPPDREALEFFSREASEGYRVVACQEILQAVSDPFLGYFQANGRDFYVRQYRDMKGSVELEKLSATQLDKYVAGCGLLLARAHAQSPNAAWIKGYMGKSDAFDRSMLDWSKAYAHQVQNDYESFVKLD from the coding sequence ATGTTTTCTATACATAATAATAGCAGAATAGAGAAATCTATTGCTGAAAAAATCACAGGTCTGAAAATGGGGGAGCAGTCGATGAGTCTGTTCGGATTGGATGAAAAAACAAAGTTGGAGCGGATGGATGCGCTCAAAATAGCGGGTAAACAGGCCAGGAAAAAGGTCCCTTTTTCGGATCAGGCGATGTTCGTGCCTGTGGATCGTGACCCAGTGGCTATTGTCGATGAGGGAAATCAGGAACGCCTGCCTGAGCTGCTGATGCTGCGCAGAGAACGAATGTCAGCGTCACCGTTTGCATTTTATCGGGGTACGGCGGGACTTATGGCGCATGATCTGGTATCGCAGGCAGTAACGGGAAAGCAGGTGATCATTTGCGGGGATGCACATATCGGCAATTTCGGTTTTTATGCTTCACCGGAACGCAGGTTGATCTTTGATCTGAACGATTTTGACGAATCCGCCCTCGGACCATGGGAATGGGATGTCAGGCGATTGGTGACGAGCGTGATTCTCTGTGGTGAATCACTGGGTTTTCGGGAAGATCAGATTGACGAGGCCGCGATGCAGGCCGCGTACAGTTACCGTAACGGATTACGCAGCGTGCTGAGCCTTGATGCACTGGGTCGCTTTTACCTGAGCATTGACGAAGCAGAAATACAGAAGATCCTGACCAAGCCAATCCGCAAAGCATTTGATAAAGCAGCCAGAGAAGCGAAAAAACGTACCTCTGGACAGGTTATTAAAAAGCTTACGGAAATCGATGATCGGGGACGGATCAGGTTTACTGAAAACCCGCCGGTTTTGACACATGTAGATGCCGGTATGGTTTCTAAAGTACATGAATACTTTGATCAATACCGGAAAAATGTGGCACCGGACATTGCCCTTTTTCTGTCGCAGCACATTCTTACCGATGTTGCGCGCAGGGTTGTCGGGATAGGAAGCGTCGGCACGCGCTGCTATTTGCTTGTGCTGACCTCTACGGCAAGCAGTCATCTCGTGCTTCAGATCAAGGAAGCCGAGCCATCCGCCATTAAGCAATACTGTCCGCCTGATCGGGAGGCTTTGGAGTTTTTCTCACGCGAGGCGTCGGAGGGATACCGTGTCGTAGCCTGCCAGGAAATTCTTCAGGCGGTGTCGGATCCGTTTCTTGGTTATTTCCAGGCGAATGGAAGGGATTTTTATGTTCGCCAGTACCGTGATATGAAGGGCTCAGTCGAGCTGGAAAAGCTGTCTGCCACCCAGTTAGATAAATATGTTGCCGGCTGCGGCCTGCTGCTTGCCCGCGCACATGCTCAAAGTCCGAATGCCGCCTGGATTAAAGGCTATATGGGCAAATCGGACGCTTTCGACCGCAGCATGCTGGATTGGTCAAAGGCATATGCCCACCAGGTTCAAAACGACTACGAATCCTTTGTAAAATTGGATTGA